In Dyadobacter sp. NIV53, a single window of DNA contains:
- a CDS encoding glycosyltransferase family 2 protein, whose translation MKVSIITVVFNGIATLQSCIESVLMQDYEFIEYIIIDGNSTDGTKELIKSYGSRIHQFISEPDKGIYDAMNKGIAAATGDVIGVLNADDFYAYHSVISDVVNALKVSGANGSYGDLDYVDAANDLKVKRKWISGEFKTSSFLNGWMPPHPTFFLQKTIYDKHGSFRLDMGSAADYELMLRMIEKIGIKLVYIPKVLVKMRDGGVSNSSFKNRLAANRNDKRAWEVNHLKPRFYTLLLKPLRKVSQFL comes from the coding sequence TTGAAAGTAAGTATCATTACTGTCGTATTTAATGGCATTGCCACTTTACAATCCTGTATCGAATCAGTATTGATGCAGGACTATGAATTTATAGAGTACATAATTATCGACGGTAATTCGACTGACGGTACAAAAGAGCTGATTAAATCTTATGGAAGCAGAATTCATCAATTTATAAGCGAACCTGATAAGGGAATTTATGATGCTATGAATAAAGGAATAGCAGCTGCAACCGGAGATGTAATTGGTGTTTTGAACGCGGACGATTTTTATGCGTATCACTCAGTTATATCCGATGTTGTAAATGCTTTAAAAGTTAGCGGCGCGAATGGAAGTTACGGGGATCTGGATTATGTTGATGCTGCAAATGATTTGAAAGTGAAGAGAAAATGGATTTCCGGAGAATTTAAAACCAGTTCATTTTTAAACGGCTGGATGCCCCCACATCCTACATTTTTCCTTCAGAAAACTATTTATGATAAACACGGAAGTTTTCGTCTGGATATGGGAAGTGCGGCAGATTACGAGCTTATGTTGCGCATGATTGAGAAAATAGGCATAAAACTTGTTTACATTCCAAAAGTATTGGTCAAAATGAGAGATGGGGGTGTGAGCAACAGTAGCTTTAAAAATCGTTTGGCAGCCAACCGAAATGATAAAAGAGCCTGGGAGGTTAATCATTTAAAACCCCGCTTTTACACATTACTACTTAAACCATTAAGGAAAGTATCACAGTTTCTATAA
- a CDS encoding MraY family glycosyltransferase, with protein sequence MEPTLPLQILADGNINNIIHHDVYQCILSFLIACFLSIISIPVIINLSNLLHLTAKPGFRSSHKTETPTLGGIAIFAASLIAYFLWPHSENILESNIINLSMTGIVILFFLGLKDDILAVDPTKKLIIQIFASLILVAMGNFKVDNFYGIFGVHAVSDFVSIPLTVFIFIALINAINLIDGIDGLAGGISLIASLGFGIWFILNDHFSFACLAFALSGSLLGFLRFNFSRTSKIFMGDTGSLIVGYLLSIFAVEFLSLNVGYLHDPTAYFNAPIIVMVLLIVPIFDTLRVFIVRIVKGGSPFVADRNHMHHILIDSGLNHFWASFTLWMVTILNTTLFFVFHGDITNTASMYIYIGMFVVYMVVAYYMKKRAISRNRKKSWLKILLSKAKIFLLLKRLLETYDFDLVLKLRHAINMLVIFMAFY encoded by the coding sequence ATGGAACCAACGCTACCCTTGCAGATATTAGCAGACGGAAATATTAACAACATCATTCACCATGATGTTTATCAATGCATTCTTTCCTTTCTGATAGCCTGCTTCCTTTCGATCATTTCCATTCCGGTTATTATTAATTTATCTAATCTGCTGCATCTGACTGCCAAACCGGGTTTCAGAAGTTCGCATAAAACAGAAACGCCTACACTTGGTGGAATTGCCATTTTTGCAGCATCACTGATCGCTTACTTTCTTTGGCCTCATTCTGAAAACATTTTAGAGTCAAATATCATTAACCTTTCCATGACCGGAATTGTAATCCTGTTTTTCCTGGGTTTGAAGGATGATATTCTTGCGGTTGATCCTACAAAAAAATTAATTATACAAATTTTTGCTTCCCTGATACTTGTGGCGATGGGAAATTTTAAAGTCGACAACTTTTATGGAATTTTTGGAGTTCATGCCGTTTCAGACTTTGTCAGCATACCGCTTACCGTATTTATTTTTATTGCCCTTATTAACGCGATCAACCTGATTGACGGAATTGACGGGCTTGCGGGCGGAATCAGTTTGATTGCGAGCTTAGGTTTCGGTATCTGGTTTATTTTAAATGATCATTTCTCATTTGCATGCCTCGCATTTGCTTTGTCCGGCTCACTACTCGGATTTTTAAGGTTTAACTTCTCTCGTACCAGCAAAATTTTCATGGGTGATACCGGTTCTCTCATTGTTGGATATCTGCTTTCTATTTTTGCGGTTGAATTTCTCTCTCTGAATGTTGGTTACCTGCACGATCCAACTGCCTACTTCAATGCCCCTATTATTGTAATGGTATTACTGATTGTTCCTATTTTTGATACATTAAGGGTTTTTATTGTTCGCATAGTAAAAGGTGGCTCTCCTTTCGTTGCTGACAGAAATCACATGCATCATATATTGATCGACAGCGGGCTTAATCATTTTTGGGCTTCATTCACTCTCTGGATGGTTACGATTTTAAATACAACGCTATTTTTTGTATTTCACGGTGATATTACTAATACAGCATCCATGTATATATATATTGGTATGTTTGTTGTATATATGGTCGTTGCTTATTACATGAAAAAAAGAGCTATATCCAGGAACAGGAAAAAAAGCTGGCTGAAAATCCTACTTTCCAAAGCAAAGATATTTCTCCTACTAAAAAGGCTTTTAGAGACTTATGATTTTGACCTTGTTTTAAAACTCCGGCATGCCATTAATATGCTTGTAATATTCATGGCGTTTTATTGA
- a CDS encoding WcaF family extracellular polysaccharide biosynthesis acetyltransferase: protein MEKISKARTSLSGYNNSWYKPGSRLKQFLWYVASRFFINTYIPFPMFVKRIILRLFGATIGDNVVIKPKVNIKYPWYLKAESDIWIGEKVWIDNLTMVTLESNVCLSQGCLLLTGNHDFTKTTFDLIVKPIVIETGAWIGAKSTVCPGVTVGSHAVLAVSSVANKNLEPYSIYQGNPAVFVKTRNITH, encoded by the coding sequence ATGGAAAAGATCTCAAAAGCCCGAACCAGTCTGTCCGGATATAACAATAGCTGGTACAAACCCGGAAGCCGTTTAAAACAATTTCTATGGTATGTCGCTTCCCGTTTTTTTATTAATACATATATACCTTTTCCAATGTTTGTCAAAAGAATAATTTTGAGATTATTTGGAGCAACGATTGGTGATAATGTTGTTATAAAACCAAAAGTTAATATCAAATATCCATGGTATCTGAAGGCTGAAAGTGACATTTGGATAGGTGAAAAAGTGTGGATCGACAACCTCACAATGGTGACTTTGGAATCAAACGTATGCTTGTCACAGGGATGTTTACTGCTGACAGGTAACCATGATTTTACAAAGACTACTTTTGACCTCATCGTTAAACCAATAGTAATTGAAACCGGAGCCTGGATTGGAGCAAAATCAACAGTGTGTCCGGGCGTAACAGTAGGTTCCCATGCTGTGCTGGCGGTAAGCTCAGTTGCGAACAAAAATCTGGAACCATACAGTATTTACCAGGGAAACCCGGCAGTTTTTGTAAAAACAAGAAATATTACACATTGA